A single Dermacentor albipictus isolate Rhodes 1998 colony chromosome 3, USDA_Dalb.pri_finalv2, whole genome shotgun sequence DNA region contains:
- the LOC139057913 gene encoding uncharacterized protein, with protein sequence MPGHCCVPRCRGNYDGGERVRVFTFPLDPARRAQWIRAIHRANFTPGKRSVVCERHFKPSDMVNRTSYTDTKTGKVIEVTLKLVRLRPDAVPSILPDCPAYLSAPNATTSREAPDEKRMRREAAALQDAINLSTETHQAEEVRNKIDNFQALLKCIPSIKVSKFWTVVSQHDFILFLNLTVDGAPAIQKSVKVTEDLSLKLYFHDVEVTKLDGVEIIPKTVNDIRCLTGLLDAVESCDKVPAFRKPEDKTGGILKLVLSLLEDTTNQEMQDEERQDAMTFLKEQVFLLLSKSPRYSSELLVFSSLLFTISPHAYRYLRNYGGLTLPHESTIRRVCNAYVVNPAAEQQDASFLLYAKKLVSAMKDHEKSVVLMMDEIHLQAYFDYKGGTIVGTASNTSNAAKTAHVFMIQSLLSSQKSVVHILPVEQINAQQLNTVLRSIINELEKTGLRIIAVITDNNSINRKTMSLFGLSSKVSSSYPHPSDPTRPLFFVIDPVHLLKCIRNNWINQKNHGTCMFFPSLMNLNSNPKIITASFKTLRDLHLKEEDHLIKAAPTLSVKALNPSNMERQNVKLALKVFSLSTIAALETCGQRYALQHAAGTAEFLKVVETWWRIVNVKSPSKGRRLRDDLQTPIAGKLCPQVEFLQTIMQWLDHWESLKFDNGILTRETHSALRLTTEALVKIINYCLEDLGFDYVLLGKFQTDCLEERFGKYRQLSGSQYHVSIRQVFESERKLRLQRALALPDLDSGAPAVSIDEAILQRFNIEVNDKDFEMKAQNLPAITYVAGYCAHAALKKLACTAYRANLVEDEDIIIENADIIASMNRGGLKFPQPPVVNAVMTAEIVLDKLRSEKYAVRFHSLANQRQALFTLATNLIKDSDSFDKCESGHSPHIVMHHILSAATNILLKNYCKNRNDSLVQAKVAQKRKLNTFKS encoded by the exons ATGCCCGGGCATTGTTGCGTACCGCGGTGCCGCGGGAACTATGACGGTGGTGAGCGTGTGCGTGTCTTCACCTTCCCTTTGGACCCAGCAAGAAGAGCTCAGTGGATTAGAGCTATCCACCGTGCGAACTTCACTCCAGGAAAGCGGTCGGTG GTCTGCGAGCGCCACTTTAAACCGTCCGACATGGTAAATAGAACAAGCTACACGGATACCAAGACCGGCAAAGTGATTGAAGTGACACTGAAGCTCGTACGGCTACGACCTGATGCTGTCCCAAGCATACTTCCCGACTGCCCGGCATATCTTTCTGCCCCAAATGCAACCACGTCTCGAGAGGCCCCTGATGAAAAGAGGATGCGCCGAGAGGCAGCTGCGTTACAAGATGCCATCAACTTGTCTACTGAAACACACCAGGCGGAAGAGGTCAGAAACAAAATTGACAACTTTCAGGCGCTGTTGAAATGCATACCATCTATCAAGGTCTCCAAATTCTGGACGGTTGTTTCCCAGCATGACTTCATTCTCTTCCTCAATCTGACTGTCGATGGTGCCCCAGCAATCCAAAAGTCCGTTAAAGTCACCGAGGACCTCTCTCTaaagctgtattttcatgatGTCGAGGTCACCAAACTTGATGGCGTGGAGATCATTCCAAAAACTGTGAATGATATTCGGTGCTTGACAGGTCTGTTGGATGCTGTTGAGAGCTGTGATAAGGTTCCTGCCTTCCGCAAACCTGAAGACAAGACAGGTGGCATATTGAAGCTCGTGCTATCTCTTCTTGAAGACACAACAAACCAAGAAATGCAAGACGAAGAGCGGCAAGATGCTATGACATTTTTAAAGGAACAAGTCTTTCTCCTTTTAAGCAAGTCACCCCGCTACTCTTCAGAGCTGTTGGTGTTTTCCAGCCTTCTATTTACCATCTCTCCTCATGCTTATAGGTACTTGCGTAACTACGGAGGTCTCACATTGCCACATGAGTCCACGATCAGGCGTGTATGCAATGCATATGTTGTAAATCCAGCAGCTGAACAGCAGGATGCTTCTTTCCTGCTTTATGCGAAGAAGCTTGTGAGTGCAATGAAGGACCATGAGAAGTCGGTGGTTCTCATGATGGATGAGATCCATCTACAGGCGTATTTTGATTATAAGGGTGGCACGATTGTCGGCACTGCCAGCAACACTTCAAATGCTGCAAAGACAGCTCATGTCTTTATGATCCAAAGCCTCCTGTCATCACAGAAAAGTGTTGTTCACATTTTGCCAGTAGAACAAATCAATGCCCAACAGCTGAACACTGTGCTCCGCAGCATCATAAATGAGCTTGAAAAAACTGGGCTTCGCATCATTGCAGTCATCACAGATAACAACTCTATCAATCGCAAAACAATGTCTCTCTTTGGATTGTCATCAAAAGTCAGCAGCTCCTATCCTCACCCATCAGATCCCACTCGTCCTCTTTTTTTCGTTATTGACCCTGTTCACTTGTTGAAATGTATTCGGAACAATTGGATCAACCAAAAGAACCATGGAACCTGCATGTTTTTTCCTTCACTTATGAATTTGAACTCCAACCCCAAAATTATCACTGCTTCGTTCAAGACCCTTCGTGATCTTCATCTGAAAGAAGAAGACCACCTTATCAAGGCTGCTCCAACACTGTCAGTAAAGGCCCTCAATCCATCTAATATGGAAAGGCAAAATGTGAAGCTTGCACTGAAAGTGTTCAGCCTATCAACCATAGCTGCTCTAGAAACATGCGGTCAACGGTATGCgctgcagcatgcagctggaACAGCGGAGTTCTTAAAGGTTGTCGAAACCTGGTGGAGGATTGTTAATGTGAAGTCGCCCAGCAAAGGACGCCGGCTTCGTGATGACCTGCAGACTCCCATTGCAGGAAAGCTGTGTCCACAAGTTGAATTCCTTCAAACCATCATGCAGTGGCTTGACCACTGGGAGAGCTTGAAATTTGACAATGGAATTCTCACTCGGGAGACCCACAGTGCCTTGCGTCTCACTACTGAAGCCTTGGTCAAGATAATAAACTATTGCCTTGAAGACCTTGGATTTGACTACGTACTTCTGGGGAAGTTCCAGACAGACTGCTTGGAGGAAAGATTTGGGAAGTATAGGCAGCTTTCCGGGTCGCAGTACCATGTGTCCATCAGACAAGTGTTCGAATCCGAACGCAAGCTTCGCCTACAAAGAGCCCTGGCGCTTCCAGACTTGGATTCAGGGGCACCTGCTGTCAGCATTGATGAGGCGATTCTACAGAGGTTCAACATTGAAGTAAATGACAAGGACTTCGAAATGAAGGCACAAAATCTTCCAGCTATAACGTACGTGGCTGGATACTGTGCCCATGCTGCGCTTAAAAAACTTGCATGCACTGCTTACCGAGCAAATTTggtagaagatgaagacatcatAATtgagaatgcagatattatagcAAGCATGAATCGGGGAGGGCTCAAGTTCCCCCAACCTCCAGTTGTGAATGCTGTAATGACTGCTGAAATCGTCCTGGACAAGCTGCGAAGTGAAAAGTATGCTGTGCGATTCCATTCTCTAGCGAACCAAAGGCAAGCCCTTTTCACACTGGCTACCAACCTGATAAAAGACAGTGACAGTTTCGACAAATGTGAAAGTGGTCATAGTCCTCACATTGTTATGCATCACATTCTTAGCGCTGCAACAAACATTCTGCTGAAAAACTATTGCAAAAATAGGAACGACAGTCTTGTGCAAGCAAAAGTTGCTCAAAAACGGAAGCTTAACACTTTCAAATCTTGA